A window of the Pseudomonas furukawaii genome harbors these coding sequences:
- a CDS encoding PHP domain-containing protein, giving the protein MQIDLHCHSTASDGALAPAALVARAHERGVRLLALTDHDTLEGLAEARTAAEALDMQLINGIELSCTWGGATIHVLGYGFATDAPALVAAIADLHAGRWARAEEIARRLAAKGMPGALEGARAVQQELGDSGNAPARPHFAEFLVRNGLVRDRADAFRKWLGAGKLGDVKQHWPTLEDAVGTLRSAGAWVSLAHPWQYNFTGAKRRRLVADFIRAGGHALEVVNGLQPADQVGSLAILAREFGLLVSAGSDFHAPCDWSELGLYRPLPDDLPPLWGRFRHAHSAIAAF; this is encoded by the coding sequence ATGCAGATCGACCTGCATTGCCACAGCACCGCCTCCGATGGCGCCCTGGCCCCGGCGGCCCTGGTCGCCCGCGCCCATGAGCGTGGGGTCCGGCTGCTCGCGCTGACGGACCACGACACCCTGGAGGGCCTCGCCGAGGCCCGGACGGCGGCCGAAGCGCTGGATATGCAGCTGATCAATGGCATCGAGCTGTCCTGCACCTGGGGGGGCGCCACCATTCATGTGCTGGGGTATGGCTTCGCCACCGATGCGCCGGCCCTGGTCGCGGCCATCGCCGATCTCCATGCCGGCCGCTGGGCCCGGGCCGAGGAAATCGCCCGTCGGCTCGCGGCGAAGGGCATGCCCGGTGCCCTGGAGGGCGCGCGGGCGGTGCAGCAGGAGCTGGGTGACAGCGGCAATGCCCCCGCACGACCTCACTTCGCGGAGTTCCTGGTGCGCAACGGTTTAGTTCGTGACCGTGCCGATGCCTTCCGCAAGTGGCTTGGTGCCGGCAAGCTGGGGGACGTCAAGCAACACTGGCCCACTCTGGAAGACGCCGTCGGGACCTTGCGTTCCGCGGGGGCCTGGGTCAGCCTGGCGCACCCGTGGCAGTACAACTTCACGGGTGCCAAGCGGCGTCGACTGGTGGCGGATTTCATCCGGGCCGGTGGACACGCGCTGGAAGTAGTCAACGGTCTGCAGCCAGCCGACCAGGTGGGTAGCCTGGCGATCCTGGCGCGAGAATTCGGCCTGCTGGTCAGTGCCGGTAGTGATTTCCATGCACCCTGCGATTGGTCGGAGCTGGGCCTGTACCGACCCTTGCCGGATGACCTGCCGCCGCTCTGGGGGCGCTTCCGTCATGCACACAGCGCTATTGCTGCCTTCTGA
- a CDS encoding septation protein A, producing MKQFIDFIPLILFFIVYKLDPRAVELAGHTFMLGGIFSATAVLIIGSVIVYGAIFLLQRRLEKGQWLTLVACLVFGGMTLAFHSETFLKWKAPVVNWLFALAFAGSHFIGDKPLIQRVMGHALSLPQPIWVRLNLAWVAFFLVCGFANLFVAFTFHEIWVDFKVFGSLGMTVLFLVGQGVYLSRHLHDTETEKPQQE from the coding sequence GTGAAACAATTCATCGATTTCATCCCGCTCATCCTCTTCTTCATCGTCTACAAGCTGGACCCGCGCGCCGTCGAACTGGCCGGGCATACTTTCATGCTAGGCGGTATTTTCAGCGCCACCGCAGTTCTGATCATCGGTTCGGTCATCGTCTATGGCGCCATCTTCCTGCTCCAGCGTCGGCTGGAGAAAGGCCAATGGCTGACCCTGGTGGCCTGCCTGGTGTTCGGTGGCATGACCCTGGCGTTCCACAGCGAAACCTTCCTCAAGTGGAAGGCGCCGGTGGTCAACTGGCTCTTCGCCCTGGCCTTCGCCGGCAGCCACTTCATCGGCGACAAGCCCCTGATCCAGCGCGTGATGGGCCACGCCCTGAGCCTGCCCCAGCCCATCTGGGTGCGGCTGAACCTGGCCTGGGTGGCGTTCTTCCTGGTCTGCGGCTTCGCCAACCTCTTCGTCGCCTTCACCTTCCATGAGATCTGGGTGGACTTCAAAGTCTTCGGCAGCCTCGGCATGACCGTGCTGTTCCTGGTGGGTCAGGGTGTCTACCTGTCCCGCCACCTCCACGACACCGAAACCGAAAAGCCCCAGCAAGAATAA
- a CDS encoding YciI family protein, with amino-acid sequence MLYAIIATDVAGSLENRLAARPAHLARLEQLKTEGRLVLAGPHPAVDSPDPGSAGFSGSLIVAEFESLDAARAWADADPYRAAGVYADVVVKPFKQVFP; translated from the coding sequence ATGCTCTACGCCATCATCGCCACCGACGTGGCCGGTTCCCTGGAGAACCGCCTCGCCGCCCGCCCCGCCCACCTCGCGCGCCTGGAACAGCTGAAGACCGAAGGCCGCCTGGTCCTGGCCGGCCCGCACCCGGCCGTGGACAGCCCGGACCCGGGCAGCGCCGGCTTCTCCGGCAGCCTCATCGTGGCCGAGTTCGAGTCGCTGGACGCCGCCAGGGCCTGGGCCGATGCCGACCCCTACCGCGCGGCGGGCGTTTACGCCGACGTCGTGGTGAAACCCTTCAAGCAGGTCTTCCCCTGA
- a CDS encoding response regulator transcription factor: MSELLLIDDDRELCELLISWLSQEGFSVRARHDGESARAALSEHTPSAVVLDVMLPDGSGLELLKQLRSDHPELPVLMLSARGEPLDRILGLELGADDYLAKPCDPRELTARLRAVLRRTQPPQPSSQLELGDLCYSPVRGVVAVGDHEISLTLSEGRLLEALLRQPGEPLDKQQLAQLALGRKLTLYDRSLDMHVSNLRKKLGPHADGRPRILALRSRGYYYSA, translated from the coding sequence ATGAGTGAATTGCTGCTTATCGATGACGATCGGGAACTCTGCGAACTGCTGATCAGTTGGCTGAGCCAGGAAGGCTTCAGCGTCCGCGCCCGGCACGATGGCGAGTCGGCCCGCGCCGCCCTGTCCGAACACACCCCCTCCGCCGTGGTGCTGGACGTGATGCTGCCCGACGGCAGCGGGCTGGAGCTACTCAAGCAACTGCGCAGCGACCACCCGGAACTGCCGGTGCTGATGCTCTCCGCCCGGGGCGAACCCCTGGACCGCATCCTCGGCCTCGAACTGGGCGCCGACGACTACCTGGCCAAGCCCTGCGATCCCCGCGAACTCACCGCACGCCTGCGCGCCGTGCTGCGGCGCACCCAGCCGCCGCAACCGTCCAGCCAGCTGGAACTCGGCGACCTCTGCTACAGCCCGGTACGCGGCGTGGTGGCCGTCGGCGACCACGAAATCAGCCTGACCCTGTCCGAAGGCCGCCTGCTGGAAGCCCTGCTGCGCCAGCCCGGCGAGCCACTGGACAAGCAGCAACTGGCGCAACTGGCGCTCGGCCGCAAGCTGACGCTCTACGACCGCAGCCTGGACATGCACGTGAGCAACCTGCGCAAGAAGCTCGGCCCCCATGCCGACGGCCGCCCCCGCATCCTCGCCCTGCGCAGCCGCGGCTACTACTACAGCGCCTGA
- a CDS encoding Spy/CpxP family protein refolding chaperone, which yields MRKTLIALLLAATLPTLAMAMPEGGPRHERGFGGHAFKELDLTREQRHEIGKLMRDGMKARHEITQRYLDKLPAAEKKAMEDEIKAAEAKNRDAIRAQLKPEQQKTFDEIQKKMEERRAERAEFEAWKAEKDKKAQ from the coding sequence ATGCGCAAGACCCTTATCGCCCTGCTGCTCGCCGCCACGCTGCCGACCCTGGCCATGGCCATGCCGGAGGGCGGTCCGCGCCACGAGCGCGGTTTCGGTGGCCACGCATTCAAGGAGCTGGACCTGACCCGGGAACAGCGCCACGAGATCGGCAAACTGATGCGCGACGGCATGAAAGCGCGCCACGAGATCACCCAGCGCTACCTGGACAAGCTGCCGGCGGCCGAGAAGAAGGCCATGGAGGACGAGATCAAGGCCGCCGAAGCCAAGAACCGTGACGCCATTCGCGCCCAGCTCAAGCCCGAGCAGCAGAAGACCTTCGACGAGATCCAGAAGAAGATGGAAGAACGCCGCGCCGAACGCGCCGAGTTCGAAGCCTGGAAAGCCGAGAAGGACAAGAAGGCCCAGTAA
- a CDS encoding sensor histidine kinase — translation MRSLFWRILATLWLALALVAGLSILLGRALNQDAWILGHHPALKGLAERVVNRLETEGPRETQRLLERYHDRARVDIQILNDNGEPVVKGTFPPRAAAFEARQKNHRRLPWRRLTQEYTSPASGDSYLLIYRIPYPELEAWHRGSVFWPLSALGIALVVMTLFSLLLTFSITRPLDRLRRAVHDLGQTAYQQDSLARLSRRRDELGVLAGDFNRMGQRLQGLISSQRQLLRDVSHELRSPLARLRVALALAERAEPKQREALWPRLGQECDRLEALISEILALARLDAEPGARHPIALRQVLEKLREDARLLAPEQEIRLDCEGDPQLEGWPDMLERALDNLLRNALRFNPPGAPVEVTVTQEPERLRVSVRDHGPGVAAEYLAQLGEPFFRAPNQTGAGHGLGLAIARRAAERHGGGLTLGNHPEGGFIATLELPRSIDA, via the coding sequence GTGCGATCACTCTTCTGGCGAATCCTGGCCACCCTCTGGTTGGCGCTCGCCCTGGTGGCCGGCCTGTCCATCCTGCTGGGTCGCGCCCTCAACCAGGATGCCTGGATCCTCGGCCATCACCCCGCCCTTAAGGGGTTGGCGGAACGGGTCGTCAATCGCCTGGAGACCGAGGGTCCCCGTGAAACGCAGCGCCTGCTGGAGCGCTACCACGATCGCGCGCGGGTGGATATCCAGATCCTCAACGACAACGGGGAGCCGGTGGTGAAGGGCACCTTCCCGCCTCGCGCCGCCGCCTTCGAGGCCCGCCAGAAAAACCACCGGCGCCTGCCCTGGCGACGGCTCACCCAGGAGTACACCAGCCCCGCGAGCGGCGACTCCTACCTGCTGATCTACCGCATTCCCTACCCCGAGCTGGAAGCCTGGCACCGGGGCAGCGTGTTCTGGCCCCTGAGCGCACTGGGCATCGCCCTGGTGGTGATGACCCTCTTCAGCCTGCTGCTCACCTTCTCCATCACCCGTCCGCTGGACCGCCTGCGACGGGCCGTGCACGACCTCGGCCAGACCGCCTACCAGCAGGACAGCCTGGCGCGACTGTCGCGTCGTCGCGATGAACTGGGCGTGCTCGCCGGCGATTTCAATCGCATGGGCCAGCGCCTGCAGGGTCTCATCAGCAGCCAGCGCCAGCTGCTGCGTGACGTATCCCACGAGCTGCGTTCGCCCCTGGCACGCCTGCGCGTCGCCCTGGCGCTGGCCGAGCGCGCCGAACCGAAGCAACGTGAAGCCCTCTGGCCACGCCTCGGCCAGGAATGCGACCGCCTCGAAGCGCTGATCAGCGAAATCCTCGCCCTGGCGCGCCTGGACGCCGAACCGGGCGCCCGCCATCCCATCGCCCTGCGACAGGTACTGGAGAAACTACGGGAAGATGCCCGGCTGCTGGCACCGGAACAGGAGATCAGGCTCGACTGCGAGGGCGACCCGCAGCTGGAAGGCTGGCCGGACATGCTGGAGCGGGCGCTGGACAACCTGTTGCGCAACGCCCTGCGCTTCAATCCACCCGGAGCGCCGGTGGAAGTGACTGTCACGCAGGAGCCGGAACGCCTGCGGGTCAGCGTGCGCGACCACGGCCCGGGCGTCGCCGCCGAGTACCTGGCGCAACTGGGCGAACCCTTCTTCCGCGCCCCGAACCAGACCGGCGCCGGCCATGGCCTGGGCCTGGCCATCGCGCGCAGGGCGGCGGAGCGCCATGGCGGCGGCCTGACCCTGGGCAATCATCCCGAGGGCGGCTTTATCGCCACCCTCGAACTGCCGCGCTCGATCGACGCCTGA
- a CDS encoding NAD(P)H nitroreductase, which yields MEALDALLNRVSLARLREPAPDAAQREVLFRAALRAPDHGYLRPWRFLTVEGDARQKLGELFVSALLAKNPDAPEAAVTKARAMPLRAPLLVVVIARLQAGHKVPEWEQMMSAGCAAHGVLLAAHAQGLGAIWRTGDMATDPTVAAGLGLAENERVVGFLYLGSVEGERRAAPDLAPADFVSAWG from the coding sequence ATGGAGGCTCTCGACGCTCTGCTCAATCGCGTATCCCTGGCTCGCCTGCGGGAGCCAGCGCCGGACGCCGCCCAGCGCGAGGTGCTGTTCCGTGCCGCGCTGCGGGCGCCGGATCACGGTTACCTGCGGCCCTGGCGCTTCCTCACCGTCGAAGGTGACGCACGCCAGAAGCTCGGTGAGCTGTTCGTCTCCGCCCTGCTGGCGAAGAACCCCGACGCGCCCGAGGCGGCCGTGACCAAGGCCCGCGCCATGCCCCTGCGGGCGCCGCTGCTGGTGGTGGTGATCGCCCGCCTGCAGGCCGGCCACAAGGTGCCGGAGTGGGAGCAGATGATGTCCGCCGGCTGCGCCGCCCACGGGGTCCTGCTGGCCGCGCATGCCCAGGGACTGGGGGCGATCTGGCGCACCGGCGACATGGCCACCGACCCCACCGTCGCAGCCGGCCTCGGCCTGGCGGAGAACGAGCGGGTGGTCGGCTTCCTCTATCTCGGCAGTGTCGAGGGTGAACGTCGTGCGGCGCCTGACCTGGCGCCGGCTGACTTCGTCAGCGCCTGGGGTTGA
- a CDS encoding TrkH family potassium uptake protein, whose product MSLPTLRIIGFLIGLFLITLAVSMVIPMITLLAHERTDDIFAFLWSSLITFIAGLALVAPGRAEHAHLRPRDMYMLTTASWVVVCCFAALPMVMIQHISYTDAFFETMSGITTTGSTVITGLDHASPGLLIWRSMLHWLGGIGFIGMAVAILPLLRVGGMRLFQTESSDWGEKVMPRSHMAAKYIVLVYTGLTLLATLAFWIAGMTPFDAVNHAMSLISTGGFSTSDSSLANWTQPAVHWVAVVVMILGSLPFTLMVATLRGHRTALIRDHQVHGFIGFLVVTWLVVGTWLWAHSTHPWLDAVRIVAVNVTSVVTTTGVALGDYTLWGSFSVLLFFYLTFVGGCSGSTAGGLKIFRFQVAWQLLKANLQQLVHPRAVIKQQYNNHYLDDEIVRSLITFSFFFTTTIAVIALGLSLIGLDWVTALTAAATAVCNVGPGLGPIIGPVGNFSTLPDAAKWLLTIGMLLGRLEILTVLVLFTPKFWRH is encoded by the coding sequence ATGTCCCTGCCGACCCTGCGCATCATCGGCTTCCTCATCGGCCTGTTCCTCATCACCCTGGCCGTCAGCATGGTGATCCCGATGATCACTCTGCTGGCCCACGAGCGAACCGACGACATCTTCGCCTTCCTCTGGTCAAGCCTGATCACCTTCATCGCCGGCCTGGCCCTGGTGGCGCCCGGCCGGGCAGAACACGCCCACCTGCGCCCCCGGGACATGTACATGCTGACCACCGCAAGTTGGGTGGTGGTCTGCTGCTTCGCCGCCCTGCCCATGGTGATGATCCAGCACATCAGCTACACGGACGCCTTCTTCGAGACCATGTCCGGCATCACCACTACCGGCTCCACGGTGATCACCGGGTTGGACCACGCCTCGCCGGGCCTGCTGATCTGGCGCTCGATGCTGCACTGGCTGGGGGGCATCGGCTTCATCGGCATGGCGGTGGCGATCCTGCCGCTGTTGCGGGTCGGCGGCATGCGCCTGTTCCAGACCGAGTCCTCCGACTGGGGCGAAAAGGTCATGCCGCGCTCCCACATGGCGGCCAAGTACATCGTGCTGGTGTACACAGGCCTCACCCTGCTCGCCACCCTGGCGTTCTGGATCGCAGGAATGACGCCCTTCGACGCGGTGAACCATGCCATGTCGCTCATTTCCACCGGCGGCTTCTCCACTTCCGACTCGTCCCTCGCCAACTGGACGCAACCCGCCGTGCACTGGGTAGCGGTGGTGGTGATGATCCTCGGCAGCCTGCCCTTCACCCTGATGGTCGCCACCTTGCGGGGCCACCGCACCGCACTGATCCGCGACCACCAGGTACACGGCTTCATCGGTTTCCTGGTGGTCACCTGGCTGGTGGTAGGCACCTGGCTCTGGGCTCACTCGACCCATCCCTGGCTGGACGCGGTGCGCATCGTCGCGGTGAACGTCACCTCGGTGGTCACCACCACCGGCGTGGCGCTGGGCGACTACACCCTGTGGGGGAGTTTCTCGGTCCTGCTGTTCTTCTACCTGACCTTCGTTGGCGGCTGCTCCGGCTCCACGGCCGGCGGACTCAAGATCTTCCGCTTCCAGGTGGCCTGGCAACTGCTCAAGGCCAACCTGCAGCAACTGGTGCACCCGCGCGCCGTGATCAAGCAGCAGTACAACAACCATTACCTGGACGACGAGATCGTCCGCTCGCTGATCACCTTCTCTTTCTTCTTCACCACCACTATCGCGGTGATCGCCCTGGGGCTAAGCCTGATCGGCCTGGACTGGGTCACCGCGCTGACCGCCGCCGCCACTGCCGTCTGCAACGTGGGGCCGGGCCTCGGGCCGATCATCGGGCCGGTGGGCAACTTCTCCACCCTGCCGGACGCGGCCAAGTGGCTGCTGACCATCGGCATGCTGCTGGGCCGCCTGGAGATCCTCACCGTGCTGGTGCTGTTCACCCCGAAGTTCTGGCGACATTGA
- a CDS encoding TrkH family potassium uptake protein, which yields MALPTLRIIGFLNGIFLITLAVSMAIPVLTLVIYDRASDINAFVWSSLITFIAGLALVIQGRPEHVHLRPRDMYLLTVSSWIVVCLFATLPFIFTQHISFTDAWFESMSGVTATGATVLSGLDGMSPGLLMWRSLLRWLGGIGFIGMAVAILPLLRIGGMRLFQTESSDRSDKVMPRSHMVAKYIVAIYVGLSILSALAFWWAGMGPFDAINHAMSAIATGGFSTSDQSLAKWQQPAVHWVAVVVMILGSLPFMLYAATLRGNRKALIRDEQVRGFIGLLLAIWLVLGTWYWLTTELHWLDALRHVAVNTTSILTTTGFALGDYSLWGNFSLMLFFYLGFIGGCSGSTAGGIKIFRFQVAYILLKANLTQLVHPRAVIKQTYNGHRLDEDIVRSILTFSFFFTIIICGIALGLSLMGLDWITALTGAAATVSGVGPGLGDVIGPAGNFSSLPDGAKWLLTLGMLLGRLEILTVLVLLTPYFWRH from the coding sequence ATGGCCCTGCCGACCCTTCGCATCATCGGCTTCCTCAACGGCATCTTCCTGATCACCCTCGCGGTGAGCATGGCCATTCCCGTGCTGACCCTGGTGATCTACGACCGCGCCAGCGACATCAATGCCTTCGTCTGGTCGAGCCTGATCACCTTCATCGCCGGCCTGGCCCTGGTGATCCAGGGTCGCCCCGAGCACGTCCACCTGCGTCCCCGGGACATGTACCTGTTGACGGTGTCCAGCTGGATCGTGGTCTGCCTGTTCGCCACGCTGCCCTTCATCTTCACCCAGCACATCAGCTTCACCGATGCCTGGTTCGAGAGCATGTCCGGGGTCACCGCCACCGGCGCCACGGTGCTCAGCGGCCTGGACGGCATGTCCCCCGGCCTCCTCATGTGGCGCTCGCTGCTGCGCTGGCTCGGGGGCATCGGCTTCATCGGCATGGCGGTGGCGATCCTTCCGCTGCTGCGCATCGGCGGCATGCGGCTGTTCCAGACAGAGTCGTCGGACCGCTCGGACAAGGTCATGCCCCGGTCGCACATGGTGGCCAAGTACATCGTCGCCATCTACGTCGGCCTCAGCATCCTCAGCGCCCTGGCCTTCTGGTGGGCGGGCATGGGCCCCTTCGACGCCATCAACCACGCCATGTCAGCCATCGCCACCGGTGGTTTCTCCACCTCCGACCAGTCCCTGGCCAAGTGGCAGCAGCCTGCGGTGCACTGGGTCGCGGTGGTGGTGATGATCCTCGGCAGCCTGCCCTTCATGCTCTACGCGGCCACCCTGCGCGGCAACCGCAAGGCACTGATCCGCGACGAACAGGTGCGCGGCTTCATCGGCCTGCTGCTGGCGATCTGGCTGGTCCTGGGCACCTGGTACTGGCTCACCACCGAACTGCACTGGCTGGACGCCCTGCGTCACGTCGCGGTGAACACCACCTCGATCCTCACCACCACCGGCTTCGCCCTGGGCGACTACAGCCTGTGGGGCAATTTCTCGCTGATGCTGTTCTTCTACCTGGGCTTCATCGGCGGCTGCTCCGGCTCCACCGCCGGCGGCATCAAGATATTCCGCTTCCAGGTGGCCTACATCCTGCTCAAGGCCAACCTGACGCAGCTGGTCCACCCTCGCGCGGTGATAAAGCAGACCTACAACGGCCATCGCCTCGACGAGGACATCGTCCGCTCGATCCTGACCTTTTCCTTCTTCTTCACCATCATCATCTGCGGCATCGCCCTGGGCCTGTCGCTGATGGGGCTCGACTGGATCACCGCGCTGACCGGCGCCGCCGCCACCGTCTCCGGCGTCGGCCCGGGACTTGGCGACGTCATCGGCCCGGCGGGCAACTTCTCCAGCCTGCCCGATGGCGCGAAATGGCTGCTGACCCTCGGCATGCTGCTGGGTCGCCTGGAGATCCTCACCGTACTGGTGCTGCTGACGCCCTATTTCTGGCGCCATTGA
- a CDS encoding AraC family transcriptional regulator, with amino-acid sequence MSERTTSSSWALGIVQALEMGGVDCRKLFPELGLDYQALNDPDARFPQDGMTRLWLRAVELSGNPAIGLNMAKVVRPASFHVVGYALMSSRTLKEGFARLVRYQRIIAEGADLSFCATPSGYELRLSIHGDRLPPARQSAEASMAYCLAFCRWMTGRPINPLEIRFQGPAPTDLEPYRQVFQAPLRFNADHCALLFSRADMESPLPTANESLAQLHDRFAGDYLARFSGTRVTHQVRQVLCRLLPQGEPKREVVAGLMHLSQRTLQRRLQEEGVSFQQLLDDTRRELAEQYLAQPSLTLLEIAYLLGFADPSNFFRAFRRWFGSTPGEYRAGLE; translated from the coding sequence ATGAGCGAACGCACGACATCCTCGAGCTGGGCCCTCGGCATCGTCCAGGCCCTGGAAATGGGCGGAGTGGATTGCCGCAAACTCTTTCCCGAACTCGGCCTCGACTACCAGGCCTTGAACGACCCTGACGCACGTTTCCCCCAGGATGGCATGACCCGTCTCTGGCTGCGGGCGGTGGAGTTGTCCGGCAACCCGGCTATCGGTCTCAACATGGCCAAGGTGGTGCGCCCGGCGTCCTTCCACGTGGTGGGCTATGCGCTGATGTCCAGCCGGACCCTGAAAGAGGGGTTCGCCCGGCTGGTGCGTTACCAGCGGATCATCGCCGAAGGGGCCGACCTCAGCTTCTGCGCGACGCCCTCGGGCTATGAGCTGCGCCTGTCGATCCACGGCGATCGACTGCCGCCGGCGCGGCAGAGCGCCGAGGCTTCCATGGCCTACTGCCTGGCGTTCTGCCGCTGGATGACCGGGCGGCCGATCAATCCCCTGGAGATCCGTTTCCAGGGGCCGGCGCCGACGGACCTCGAACCCTATCGCCAGGTGTTCCAGGCGCCGCTGCGCTTCAACGCCGACCATTGCGCCCTGCTGTTCAGCCGTGCCGACATGGAGTCGCCCCTGCCCACGGCCAACGAATCCCTCGCCCAGCTGCACGATCGCTTCGCCGGCGACTACCTGGCACGCTTCTCCGGGACCCGCGTCACCCATCAGGTGCGTCAGGTGCTCTGTCGCCTGCTGCCCCAGGGTGAGCCCAAGCGTGAAGTGGTGGCGGGCCTGATGCACCTGTCCCAGCGCACCCTGCAACGTCGCCTGCAGGAGGAAGGGGTGAGCTTCCAGCAACTACTGGACGACACGCGCCGCGAGCTGGCCGAGCAGTATCTGGCCCAGCCCAGCCTGACCCTGCTGGAAATCGCCTACCTGCTGGGCTTCGCCGATCCGAGCAATTTCTTCCGGGCCTTCCGGCGCTGGTTCGGCAGCACCCCCGGGGAATACCGCGCAGGTCTCGAGTAG
- a CDS encoding Mpo1-like protein, translating into MPAESTQRFRTFAEFYPYYLQEHSNDTCRRLHYVGSLLVLSILGYAIVTQQWLWLLALPFAGYGFAWIGHFVFEKNKPATFKYPLYSFMGDWVMLKDAFTGRIRF; encoded by the coding sequence ATGCCTGCCGAATCCACCCAGCGCTTCCGGACCTTCGCCGAGTTCTACCCCTACTACCTGCAGGAACACAGCAACGACACCTGTCGACGTCTCCACTACGTAGGCAGCCTGCTGGTGCTCTCCATCCTCGGGTACGCCATCGTCACCCAGCAGTGGCTGTGGCTCCTCGCCCTGCCCTTCGCCGGCTACGGTTTCGCCTGGATCGGGCACTTCGTCTTCGAGAAGAACAAGCCGGCCACCTTCAAGTACCCGCTCTACAGCTTCATGGGCGACTGGGTGATGCTGAAGGACGCCTTCACCGGCCGCATCCGCTTCTGA
- a CDS encoding adenylate/guanylate cyclase domain-containing protein codes for MKPTLESTSATPVLREYYSRVLAYMGIAACIAAGTYVQHFSFDILWMVPYALLYPHLARQLSQRFPDSRTARILMGVDTFHAGAAAALLSFSLVPTLMVLLTLCFSAMILGGLGQMTLVLAGTLVSMALVGLALQPEFKTGTPTLVSVVSVLFTTLYICITAFFVHQQGLRLAQARSEIKREQEKAARLARNLAKYLSPQVWEMIFSGKKSVRLETQRKKLSVFFSDIKGFTELSEELEAEALTDLLNNYLNDMSKIALKYGGTIDKFVGDSVMVFFGDPSTQGAKKDAVAAVSMAVAMRKHMKVLRQQWRAQGITKPLEIRMGINTGYCTVGNFGADTRMDYTIIGREVNLASRLETASDAGEILISHETYSLVKDVIMCRDKGQISVKGFTRPVQIYQVVDFRRDLGATSSYVEHELPGFSMYLDTNSIESFDKARVIQALQQAAEKLRDKIIP; via the coding sequence ATGAAGCCCACGCTCGAATCCACCTCCGCAACGCCCGTCCTGCGCGAGTACTACTCCCGAGTCCTGGCCTACATGGGCATCGCCGCCTGCATCGCCGCCGGCACCTATGTCCAGCACTTCAGCTTCGACATCCTCTGGATGGTGCCCTATGCCCTGCTCTACCCCCACCTGGCCCGCCAGCTGAGCCAACGCTTTCCCGATAGCCGCACCGCCCGCATCCTCATGGGCGTCGACACCTTCCACGCCGGCGCCGCCGCGGCGCTGCTGAGCTTCTCCCTGGTTCCCACCCTGATGGTGCTGCTGACCCTCTGCTTCAGCGCCATGATCCTCGGCGGCCTCGGGCAGATGACCCTGGTACTGGCGGGCACCCTGGTCAGCATGGCCCTGGTCGGCCTCGCCCTGCAGCCGGAATTCAAGACCGGCACGCCGACCCTGGTATCGGTGGTCAGCGTGCTCTTCACCACGCTCTACATCTGCATCACCGCCTTCTTCGTGCACCAGCAGGGCCTGCGCCTGGCCCAGGCCCGCAGCGAGATCAAGCGGGAACAGGAGAAGGCCGCGCGGCTGGCGCGCAATCTCGCCAAGTACCTGTCGCCCCAGGTCTGGGAAATGATCTTCAGCGGCAAGAAGAGCGTGCGCCTGGAGACCCAGCGCAAGAAGCTCAGCGTGTTCTTTTCCGACATCAAGGGCTTCACCGAGCTGTCCGAGGAACTGGAAGCCGAGGCCCTCACCGACCTGCTCAACAACTACCTCAACGACATGTCGAAGATCGCCCTCAAGTACGGCGGCACCATCGACAAGTTCGTCGGCGACAGCGTCATGGTGTTCTTCGGCGACCCCAGCACCCAGGGGGCGAAGAAGGACGCGGTGGCGGCGGTCTCCATGGCCGTGGCCATGCGCAAGCACATGAAGGTGCTCCGCCAGCAATGGCGCGCCCAGGGCATCACCAAGCCCCTGGAGATCCGCATGGGCATCAACACCGGCTACTGCACCGTGGGCAACTTCGGCGCCGACACCCGCATGGACTACACCATCATCGGCCGCGAGGTGAACCTGGCCAGCCGCCTGGAGACCGCCTCCGACGCCGGCGAGATCCTCATCTCCCACGAGACCTATTCCCTGGTGAAGGACGTGATCATGTGCCGCGACAAGGGCCAGATCAGCGTCAAGGGCTTCACCCGACCGGTGCAGATCTACCAGGTGGTGGACTTCCGCCGCGACCTGGGCGCCACCTCCAGCTACGTCGAGCACGAACTGCCCGGTTTTTCCATGTACCTGGACACCAACAGCATCGAGAGCTTCGACAAGGCCAGGGTCATCCAGGCCCTGCAGCAGGCCGCCGAGAAACTGCGGGACAAGATCATTCCCTGA